From one Chloroflexota bacterium genomic stretch:
- the rsmI gene encoding 16S rRNA (cytidine(1402)-2'-O)-methyltransferase yields the protein MPNLYVVATPIGNLEDISLRAIRVLREVRLIAAEDTRKTKRLLNAYHIKTPMTSYHEHNKKAKLDYIINYLKEDDVALVSEAGMPGVSDPGYELIGAATRTGIPIIPVPGPSAVITALVVSGLPTDRFLYLGFLPRRAGARKQALKTVAQETGTLLILEAPHRLQPTLNDLQLVLGDRQIAVCRELTKLHEEVFRGTISQAIARFTEPRGEFTLAIEGKSEEKRKSGEDIEKRLCDMYQSGVKAKEAIARVAEETGLSRRELYRAWLKMNKVWIKKQNPCHSLERS from the coding sequence ATGCCTAATTTATACGTGGTAGCAACTCCGATCGGCAACCTGGAAGACATATCCCTGCGTGCCATCCGTGTTCTGCGTGAAGTCAGGCTGATTGCCGCCGAGGATACGCGTAAAACAAAACGACTGTTGAATGCTTACCATATTAAAACGCCGATGACCAGCTATCACGAGCATAACAAAAAGGCCAAACTTGATTATATTATAAACTACTTAAAGGAAGATGATGTGGCACTGGTTTCCGAGGCCGGAATGCCGGGAGTATCAGACCCGGGCTATGAACTTATCGGGGCAGCGACCCGAACCGGTATCCCGATTATCCCGGTACCCGGTCCATCAGCGGTCATCACGGCCCTGGTGGTCTCCGGGCTTCCCACCGACCGATTCCTCTACCTCGGTTTTCTTCCCCGCAGAGCCGGTGCCCGGAAGCAGGCATTGAAGACAGTGGCACAGGAAACGGGAACGCTGCTTATCCTGGAAGCGCCGCACCGGCTGCAGCCGACACTCAACGACCTGCAGCTGGTCCTTGGCGACAGGCAGATTGCGGTCTGCCGTGAATTGACCAAACTTCATGAAGAAGTGTTCCGGGGAACCATCAGCCAGGCAATCGCCCGCTTCACCGAGCCCAGAGGCGAATTTACCCTGGCTATTGAAGGTAAAAGCGAAGAAAAACGTAAATCGGGTGAGGATATTGAGAAACGACTATGTGATATGTATCAAAGTGGTGTCAAAGCGAAGGAGGCCATCGCCAGAGTGGCTGAGGAGACCGGCCTTTCCCGCCGTGAACTATACCGGGCCTGGCTTAAAATGAATAAGGTCTGGATTAAAAAACAGAATCCGTGTCACAGTTTGGAGAGGAGTTGA
- a CDS encoding GuaB3 family IMP dehydrogenase-related protein: MESPQYKQLRRAYGFDEVAIVPGDVTVNPDQINIELTIENYTFALPIIASAMDAVTDVDFAVLLSKMGGLAVLHLEGVQTRYDNPSEILARIAQAPQSEITGLMQEIYAQPIKENLIGERIQEIKKRGGSCAVSVTPANTKTFAPIMVEAGADILFVQSTVTTARHISKSYRGLVFSELREMVPLPVVVGNCVSFSACLDIMRTGISAVLVGVGPGAACTTREVLGVGVPQVTATIDCAAARDQYYRETGRYVPIITDGGFRKGGDVCKALAAGADAVMLGSIFAQAKEAPGLGFHWGMAHPHPALPRGTRIKVGTTGTLEQILFGPASVTDGSQNIIGAIRTAMGICGVTTIREMHEAEMVIAPAITTEGKSWQKAQSGS; this comes from the coding sequence ATGGAATCCCCCCAGTACAAACAACTACGACGTGCCTATGGCTTTGATGAAGTAGCTATCGTCCCCGGAGACGTCACGGTCAATCCTGACCAGATCAATATCGAATTAACCATTGAGAATTACACGTTCGCCCTGCCCATTATCGCCTCGGCTATGGACGCGGTAACCGATGTCGATTTCGCCGTGCTGCTGAGCAAAATGGGTGGCCTTGCCGTTCTCCACCTGGAAGGGGTGCAGACGCGCTACGATAACCCCAGCGAGATACTGGCCAGAATCGCACAGGCACCGCAGTCCGAAATAACCGGACTGATGCAGGAAATCTACGCCCAACCAATCAAGGAAAACCTCATCGGCGAGCGAATTCAGGAAATCAAAAAGCGGGGCGGGAGCTGTGCCGTTTCGGTGACGCCGGCCAACACCAAGACCTTTGCCCCGATTATGGTCGAGGCCGGGGCGGATATACTGTTTGTGCAGTCCACCGTAACCACAGCACGACACATTTCAAAAAGTTACCGTGGCCTGGTTTTCTCCGAGTTACGTGAGATGGTCCCTCTGCCGGTAGTAGTTGGCAACTGTGTCAGCTTCAGCGCCTGCCTCGATATAATGCGGACCGGCATCTCGGCAGTTCTGGTCGGCGTTGGGCCGGGTGCTGCCTGCACCACCAGAGAAGTCCTCGGTGTCGGCGTCCCTCAGGTGACGGCGACAATTGACTGTGCCGCCGCCCGGGACCAGTATTATCGCGAAACAGGAAGATACGTGCCGATAATCACTGACGGCGGCTTTCGCAAGGGTGGTGATGTCTGCAAGGCGCTGGCCGCCGGTGCTGATGCCGTGATGCTGGGTTCTATTTTCGCCCAGGCCAAGGAGGCGCCGGGGCTGGGCTTCCACTGGGGTATGGCCCACCCTCACCCGGCACTGCCCCGGGGAACCCGGATAAAGGTTGGCACCACCGGCACGCTGGAGCAGATACTCTTCGGTCCAGCGTCAGTCACCGATGGCAGTCAGAATATCATCGGGGCCATCCGCACCGCGATGGGCATCTGCGGGGTAACCACCATTCGGGAAATGCATGAGGCGGAAATGGTAATTGCGCCAGCGATTACCACGGAAGGGAAATCCTGGCAGAAGGCTCAGTCCGGTTCCTGA
- a CDS encoding helix-turn-helix domain-containing protein, with the protein MLTTGEVARILNVHPSTVRRWNNGKLLKGYRIGPRADRRYRREDIALFLRERFIQILARDDSTWLF; encoded by the coding sequence ATGTTGACCACCGGAGAAGTTGCCCGCATACTCAATGTCCATCCTAGTACGGTGAGGCGCTGGAACAACGGAAAATTACTGAAGGGTTACCGTATTGGACCGCGGGCAGACCGACGGTATCGACGGGAAGATATTGCGCTTTTCCTCAGGGAGAGATTTATCCAGATACTAGCAAGAGACGATTCCACATGGCTATTTTAG
- a CDS encoding protein-glutamate O-methyltransferase CheR, translated as MILKMESKVTEHQEAVLDILLEKVYRDSGHDFRDYRRGTVARRLERRMLATGVKTYIDYMYFLDSHPEEYGQFANYLTIKVSRFFRSPYTFQQMAALVIPELLLNRKRRGESCLKFWSAGCARGEEPYSIAIMLADFLGESRSDYDITIFASDIGYLDLNKLRSGIYTAADVEDLPYSILDRYFIPDGDNYEVRADIRQMVQFFHFDLTSVNRQPLPGMDCIFCCNVLIYFQRQLQERVLGKFYNSLAVPGYLVLGEVETPTNGLLEKLECLDGKAKIYKKVDASGK; from the coding sequence GTGATACTCAAGATGGAGAGTAAGGTTACCGAGCACCAAGAGGCCGTGCTCGATATTCTCCTAGAAAAGGTGTATCGGGACAGCGGCCATGATTTCCGTGACTACCGACGAGGCACTGTGGCACGGCGCCTGGAAAGAAGAATGCTGGCCACGGGCGTAAAGACCTATATTGACTACATGTACTTTCTGGACTCGCACCCCGAGGAGTACGGCCAGTTTGCCAATTACCTCACCATAAAGGTAAGCCGCTTCTTCCGCAGTCCATATACATTTCAGCAGATGGCAGCGTTAGTGATACCGGAACTGTTGTTAAACAGAAAGAGACGGGGAGAGTCCTGCTTGAAGTTCTGGAGTGCCGGCTGCGCCCGCGGCGAAGAACCGTATTCAATAGCGATCATGCTGGCTGATTTCCTGGGAGAATCCCGTTCCGACTATGATATTACGATTTTCGCCTCTGATATTGGCTACCTCGATTTAAACAAATTGCGGTCCGGAATTTACACAGCGGCAGACGTTGAAGACCTGCCTTATTCCATTCTGGACAGGTATTTTATACCTGATGGCGATAACTACGAAGTGAGGGCGGATATCAGGCAGATGGTCCAGTTTTTCCATTTTGACCTTACTTCGGTGAACAGGCAGCCATTACCGGGGATGGACTGCATATTCTGTTGCAACGTATTGATTTACTTTCAAAGGCAACTTCAGGAGAGGGTGCTTGGCAAGTTTTATAATTCGCTGGCCGTGCCCGGATACCTGGTTCTCGGTGAGGTGGAGACCCCGACGAACGGTCTGCTCGAGAAACTGGAATGCCTTGATGGCAAGGCGAAGATATATAAGAAGGTCGATGCCAGTGGTAAGTGA
- a CDS encoding PAS domain S-box protein, with protein sequence MAKSSALPEDEISRRASAIKALSLGIFGAAAVGVILTIIFWLVVPSYPVIPITTVALAMMLISSSAYRLAKAGRARLAGYIFVVGSLIVAAVISPLFGGFIGPMTIVYLFPILVAGTVLGIGYSFLIATLATVFYLAMIPVEQAGLLPQLVVQEEEAAVISYLAVGSRIVFFYLVAFLSWFAASRLHRALQNVRTYAAELQTANEKLQSSEEELRAANEELRATEEALQESEERYRSLVEAGEHMREGIFLLQDTDKVKAAHLFANEEWSRITGYSIKELRGISYYDVIHPRHRAAVADRVRWRLQQGQDIPGRWEISVITKDGTEVPLEVSGGGPITYHGKLATVGYARDITERKLAEEALRASNEELQATNEELREAQEQLIRSERLAAIGQLAGGVGHELRNPLGAIKNATYYIKGKLAKSELAEKEPRVLEFLDIVDDEINTSNKIINDLLGFSRVGKPAVTPTLVKKIVEEALARAPVPENIELTENLDSDSTEIAVDAGQIQQVLINVITNAVQAMPKGGKLTISTREKRGFLELDVTDTGSGITNETKGKIFDPLFTTKAKGIGLGLAVSKSIIDRHGGQIEAKSTAGKGTTFTIRLPLKTPVQEDSFEKQ encoded by the coding sequence ATGGCGAAGAGTTCAGCTTTGCCGGAGGATGAAATATCCCGAAGAGCGAGCGCAATCAAGGCTCTTTCCCTGGGTATATTTGGCGCCGCCGCAGTCGGCGTGATTCTAACGATCATTTTTTGGCTCGTTGTTCCCTCTTACCCGGTTATCCCGATCACCACTGTAGCTTTGGCGATGATGCTGATAAGCTCGTCAGCCTACCGGCTGGCAAAAGCTGGTCGGGCCAGGTTAGCCGGCTACATTTTTGTGGTTGGCTCTCTCATCGTGGCGGCGGTCATTTCCCCTTTATTTGGGGGATTCATTGGACCGATGACTATTGTCTATCTATTTCCCATCCTGGTTGCCGGCACGGTGCTCGGCATAGGCTATAGCTTCCTCATTGCTACCTTGGCAACTGTCTTTTACTTGGCGATGATACCGGTGGAGCAGGCGGGTCTCCTACCGCAGCTGGTTGTCCAGGAAGAGGAAGCAGCGGTTATTTCTTACCTGGCCGTCGGTTCGCGGATAGTATTCTTCTATCTGGTCGCCTTCCTGAGCTGGTTTGCCGCTAGCCGGCTTCACCGGGCTCTCCAGAACGTCCGTACCTATGCGGCGGAGCTTCAGACCGCCAATGAAAAGCTCCAGTCCAGTGAAGAGGAGCTCAGAGCGGCTAACGAGGAGCTCCGGGCAACTGAGGAAGCACTGCAGGAATCGGAAGAGCGCTACCGCTCCTTGGTTGAGGCTGGGGAACATATGAGGGAGGGCATTTTCCTACTACAGGACACCGACAAAGTGAAAGCAGCCCACCTCTTTGCCAACGAGGAATGGTCTCGGATAACTGGCTACTCCATCAAAGAGCTTAGGGGAATATCGTACTATGACGTCATCCATCCCAGACACCGCGCCGCCGTAGCCGATAGAGTGCGATGGCGGCTGCAGCAGGGACAAGATATTCCTGGCCGCTGGGAAATCTCCGTTATCACCAAAGACGGTACCGAAGTGCCACTTGAAGTTTCTGGCGGCGGCCCGATTACCTACCACGGCAAACTGGCCACAGTCGGTTACGCTCGGGACATCACCGAGCGCAAGCTGGCGGAGGAGGCGCTCCGAGCATCCAATGAAGAGCTTCAGGCAACCAATGAGGAACTGAGGGAAGCGCAGGAGCAGCTGATTCGCTCGGAGCGGCTGGCGGCTATCGGTCAGCTGGCGGGAGGCGTGGGCCACGAGCTCAGAAACCCGCTTGGTGCCATCAAAAATGCCACCTACTATATCAAGGGTAAACTGGCTAAAAGTGAGTTGGCGGAGAAGGAGCCGCGGGTTCTGGAATTTCTTGACATCGTGGATGATGAGATAAATACCTCCAACAAGATCATCAATGACCTGCTCGGGTTTTCCCGTGTCGGCAAGCCAGCGGTTACACCCACGCTGGTGAAGAAGATAGTTGAAGAAGCCCTGGCACGGGCACCTGTTCCGGAAAACATAGAGCTGACCGAGAATCTGGACTCTGACTCGACTGAAATTGCAGTGGACGCGGGGCAGATTCAGCAGGTGTTGATTAACGTGATTACCAATGCGGTGCAGGCAATGCCAAAAGGTGGAAAATTAACCATTAGCACCAGAGAAAAAAGAGGGTTCCTGGAGCTGGATGTAACCGATACCGGAAGCGGCATAACCAATGAGACAAAGGGCAAGATTTTTGACCCCCTGTTTACAACGAAGGCAAAGGGTATTGGCCTGGGACTGGCCGTCAGCAAGTCAATAATTGACCGTCACGGCGGGCAGATCGAGGCCAAGAGCACGGCCGGCAAGGGGACCACGTTTACCATCAGGTTACCACTGAAGACACCGGTTCAGGAGGACAGCTTTGAAAAGCAGTAA
- a CDS encoding response regulator, whose amino-acid sequence MKSSNGQTNILVVDDLRSMRLTLGGILEDEGYSVTTVEDGYQAIEAVRNRHFDAIFIDIKMPGIDGVQTFREIKKIDPDATVVMMTAYSVEELVKEALEEGAYAIIYKPFDISMVIAIIEEMLTNKTLVLVVDDHFADRETLKAILEEKGYRVATAADGNEAIEMVRSRHYDIIFLDVRLPDMTGFETFEQVKKIDPQATVIMMTGYAEEDLIKSAVEAGAYTCLYKPFDMEKVITLVEAVSRGKPK is encoded by the coding sequence TTGAAAAGCAGTAACGGGCAAACCAATATCCTGGTCGTTGATGACCTGCGCAGCATGCGGCTGACGCTCGGCGGCATACTGGAGGACGAAGGGTACAGTGTCACAACCGTGGAAGACGGCTATCAGGCCATTGAGGCGGTGCGGAATAGGCACTTTGATGCCATTTTCATCGATATCAAGATGCCCGGGATAGATGGAGTGCAGACCTTTCGGGAGATTAAAAAGATAGACCCTGATGCCACCGTGGTGATGATGACCGCTTACTCTGTGGAAGAGCTGGTCAAAGAAGCTCTGGAAGAAGGTGCCTATGCCATTATCTACAAACCGTTCGATATAAGTATGGTCATCGCCATCATCGAGGAAATGCTGACCAATAAAACACTGGTGCTCGTGGTCGATGACCATTTCGCTGACCGGGAGACGTTAAAGGCAATTCTCGAGGAAAAAGGATACCGGGTCGCCACGGCTGCTGATGGTAATGAGGCAATTGAGATGGTCAGGAGTCGCCATTATGACATCATTTTCCTGGACGTCAGGCTGCCCGATATGACCGGCTTCGAGACCTTTGAACAGGTGAAAAAGATAGACCCGCAGGCAACGGTGATAATGATGACCGGCTATGCTGAAGAAGACCTCATCAAAAGTGCCGTTGAGGCTGGTGCCTATACATGTCTATACAAGCCCTTTGATATGGAAAAGGTAATCACTCTGGTTGAGGCAGTGTCCAGGGGGAAACCAAAATGA
- a CDS encoding PAS domain S-box protein, whose protein sequence is MMSVPTTILVVEDEAGARSTLCGILEEVDYRVIGLEKGADALKIMKKSPFDVVVVDIKLPDISGLEILEMAKEINPEAAVIITTGSASVETAVDAVNQGAYAYFTKPVNPDEIKNTIANALKQQRLSLENKKLVERLQRSSKLLFETNEKLQDDIAQRKRVEEALRLSAHQWQTTFDGIGDAVCLLDDDAKIIRCNKAMTNLIGRSYSEINGRNCCELLHGRTEPVQRCPFVRMKKSHRRETQVISLDDKWLEIAVDPLADDQGNIMGAVHIMADITERRRWEEILRQSEEFSSTLLKNAPYPMLVLNADTSIKYVNPALEEMSGFSLSEVIGMKAPYPWWTEETLGKTDRDFREARSKGIVGREELFKKKNGERFWVNINATPLIIDGEYKYYIANWVDVTERKRIEEQLKESRDYLEKQNDAIPDVIFNVKLPERTIQYINRSIESALGYKPEECIGQSVEFLYPSREIYEDVGRRIQKGLEQGKSVVISEHSMRRKDGSLFLFEARITFLWEADKVVAAISVVRDITERRRMEQELKEKSRLLEIKNKELQAQSQALRMQEQVLVEKTRELEVASKAKSEFLAHMSHELRTPLNVVIGFSELMLDGAVGSLNEEHKQCLNDILSSGQQLLSLINDILDLSKIEAGKMELKIRNITLKNILESLKNEIMPIISRRKQNLEVVIEDELPPVRADRDKVRQVLINLLSNSTKFTPDGGHLRVEVFKDNGWCRVSVIDDGIGIKKKDQKIIFEPFSQLDGSLLRESGGTGLGLAIAKQIIEKHGGRIWVNSKYGKGSQFHFTLPLVMPSTVCPV, encoded by the coding sequence ATGATGTCGGTACCAACCACTATACTGGTCGTGGAGGATGAGGCAGGGGCGAGGTCGACGCTATGTGGCATACTTGAAGAAGTCGACTACAGAGTTATTGGGCTGGAAAAAGGGGCTGACGCGCTAAAGATAATGAAAAAGAGCCCTTTCGATGTCGTTGTTGTTGACATAAAACTACCAGACATCAGCGGCTTGGAGATACTGGAGATGGCCAAGGAAATAAATCCAGAAGCGGCGGTAATTATCACCACGGGCTCTGCCAGCGTTGAGACTGCCGTGGACGCGGTTAACCAAGGGGCTTATGCCTATTTTACGAAACCGGTCAATCCGGATGAAATCAAGAACACCATTGCTAATGCGCTCAAGCAGCAGCGGCTCTCGCTGGAAAATAAAAAGCTGGTGGAAAGACTGCAGCGCTCCAGCAAGCTTCTCTTTGAAACCAATGAAAAGCTGCAGGATGACATCGCTCAGCGGAAGCGAGTCGAGGAAGCGCTGCGACTATCGGCACATCAGTGGCAAACCACTTTTGATGGCATCGGTGATGCGGTCTGTCTACTGGATGATGATGCCAAGATTATACGCTGCAACAAAGCGATGACCAACCTGATAGGCAGGTCGTACAGCGAGATAAACGGTAGAAACTGCTGTGAGCTGTTACACGGCCGGACGGAACCAGTTCAAAGATGCCCTTTTGTGCGCATGAAGAAATCACATCGCCGGGAAACTCAGGTGATATCTCTGGATGATAAGTGGCTCGAGATAGCCGTAGACCCTCTCGCTGACGACCAGGGCAATATCATGGGTGCGGTTCACATTATGGCCGATATTACCGAGCGCCGGCGGTGGGAAGAGATATTGCGGCAGTCTGAAGAGTTCAGTTCCACACTGCTGAAAAACGCTCCCTATCCAATGCTCGTGCTCAATGCCGATACCTCAATTAAATATGTTAATCCGGCACTGGAGGAAATGTCCGGCTTTTCCCTGTCTGAGGTTATTGGCATGAAAGCGCCGTATCCGTGGTGGACGGAAGAGACCTTGGGTAAAACGGACCGAGATTTTAGAGAAGCACGGAGTAAAGGTATCGTTGGAAGGGAGGAGCTATTTAAGAAGAAAAATGGTGAGCGGTTCTGGGTCAATATAAATGCAACCCCTCTCATTATAGACGGGGAGTATAAGTACTATATAGCGAACTGGGTTGATGTTACCGAGCGTAAACGGATAGAGGAACAGTTGAAAGAGAGCCGCGATTACCTGGAAAAGCAAAATGATGCGATTCCTGATGTGATATTCAATGTCAAATTGCCGGAAAGAACAATCCAGTATATTAACCGGTCTATTGAGAGTGCTTTGGGATACAAGCCAGAGGAATGTATAGGACAGAGTGTGGAATTTCTCTATCCCAGTCGGGAAATATACGAAGATGTTGGTAGAAGGATTCAGAAGGGGTTAGAACAGGGTAAAAGTGTAGTCATCTCGGAACACAGCATGAGAAGGAAGGACGGTTCCTTATTCCTTTTTGAAGCCCGAATAACGTTTTTATGGGAGGCCGATAAAGTCGTCGCCGCTATATCTGTGGTCAGGGATATCACCGAGCGCAGGCGAATGGAGCAGGAATTGAAGGAGAAAAGCAGGCTCCTGGAGATAAAAAACAAGGAACTTCAGGCGCAGAGTCAGGCGTTAAGGATGCAGGAGCAGGTGCTTGTTGAGAAGACCAGAGAACTGGAAGTGGCCAGCAAAGCGAAGTCCGAATTCCTGGCTCATATGTCACACGAATTGCGCACTCCGCTCAACGTCGTCATCGGCTTCTCAGAATTGATGCTGGATGGTGCGGTGGGAAGCCTCAATGAGGAACATAAACAGTGCCTCAATGATATTCTGAGTAGCGGGCAGCAACTGTTGAGCCTCATCAACGATATTCTGGACCTCTCTAAGATAGAAGCAGGCAAAATGGAATTAAAAATTAGGAATATCACGCTGAAGAATATTCTCGAGTCATTAAAAAATGAAATAATGCCCATAATTAGTAGGCGTAAGCAAAACCTTGAAGTAGTCATCGAGGACGAGCTGCCGCCGGTGCGAGCTGACAGGGACAAGGTACGGCAGGTGCTGATCAACCTGCTGAGCAATTCAACCAAATTTACTCCAGATGGTGGTCATCTTCGTGTCGAGGTGTTCAAAGACAACGGCTGGTGCCGGGTCAGCGTTATCGATGATGGCATCGGGATAAAAAAGAAGGACCAAAAAATCATTTTTGAACCTTTCAGCCAGCTTGATGGTTCGCTACTGAGAGAATCAGGTGGTACCGGGCTTGGGCTGGCCATTGCCAAGCAAATCATCGAAAAGCACGGTGGCAGAATATGGGTAAACAGTAAGTATGGTAAGGGGAGTCAATTTCATTTTACTTTGCCCTTGGTCATGCCTAGTACTGTTTGTCCCGTATAG
- a CDS encoding response regulator, with protein MKEKVMIVEDNPQNMKLIEMLLRSKSYVLLKAYDGEEALDIATREEPDLIVMDMQLPRMSGIEVTKRLRQMPVFSHTPIIALTAYAMRGDKERFLEAGCNAYLSKPISTRELPVIIDQMLQVHKKNVA; from the coding sequence CTGAAGGAAAAAGTAATGATTGTGGAAGATAACCCGCAGAATATGAAATTGATTGAGATGCTTCTAAGGTCGAAGAGCTATGTCCTGCTCAAGGCATATGACGGTGAAGAAGCGCTGGATATAGCTACCCGGGAAGAGCCTGACCTGATTGTCATGGACATGCAGCTTCCCAGAATGAGCGGAATTGAGGTAACAAAGCGGCTCAGACAGATGCCTGTTTTCAGTCATACACCGATTATTGCGCTAACTGCCTATGCGATGAGAGGGGACAAGGAGCGTTTTCTGGAAGCAGGTTGCAATGCCTATCTATCGAAGCCGATCAGCACCCGTGAACTGCCTGTGATAATTGATCAGATGTTACAAGTGCACAAAAAAAATGTTGCTTAG
- a CDS encoding response regulator transcription factor, which translates to MKMAKKILIVDDDPAMVRLISQVLTRKGYEVLESNNGQEALRILYSCKPDLVLLDVVMPTMDGWQTCGRIRDISATIPIIMLTGRRKTEDDVARGLDYGADDYLIKPVGNKELVARVQAMLRRAEMPSAMEDQGKDSTFSNGYLTTDVVQRKVVVDGKRVKLTPIEFRLLALLLQNTGRILTHQQLLEKVWGWEYVDDLDYVRIYISHLRRKIEPNPSLPKYIITEPGVGYYFQKPA; encoded by the coding sequence GTGAAGATGGCGAAAAAGATACTGATTGTTGACGATGACCCCGCAATGGTAAGGCTGATTTCGCAGGTCCTAACCAGGAAAGGGTATGAAGTACTGGAGTCCAATAATGGTCAGGAAGCGCTGCGGATACTATACAGCTGCAAGCCAGACCTGGTACTACTTGATGTGGTTATGCCCACAATGGATGGCTGGCAGACCTGCGGTCGCATTCGTGACATATCGGCTACCATACCGATTATCATGCTCACCGGTCGGCGTAAAACGGAGGATGACGTGGCTCGTGGTCTAGATTACGGTGCTGATGACTATCTCATTAAGCCGGTAGGTAATAAGGAGCTGGTGGCAAGGGTGCAGGCAATGCTGCGTCGTGCTGAGATGCCTTCGGCTATGGAAGACCAGGGCAAAGATTCCACATTTAGCAATGGTTACCTTACCACGGATGTTGTCCAGCGTAAAGTGGTGGTAGATGGGAAACGTGTCAAATTAACGCCTATTGAGTTTCGTCTGTTAGCTCTCCTACTGCAGAACACGGGCCGCATTCTGACGCACCAGCAGTTGCTGGAAAAAGTGTGGGGCTGGGAATACGTCGACGACCTCGACTATGTGCGTATCTATATCTCGCATCTGCGGCGAAAGATAGAACCGAATCCTTCCCTCCCCAAATATATCATCACCGAACCCGGCGTTGGCTACTATTTTCAGAAGCCGGCCTGA
- a CDS encoding Crp/Fnr family transcriptional regulator, with protein sequence MSSKELDSIRKYIFEKTVARGEIILFEGEPARAVHFVISGVVKVFKTSADGKEQILYLARAGDSFNDVPVFDGGLSLASAEALTQVVLYGMEKGDMEARLREHQKLAENVLQVLSQRIEQIVSLVEDLSFRRVTGRVAKILLENAEDTSGQQPKLTQQQMAAMAGTAREMIGRSLKLLEDEGKVRLERNRIVIRDKEALREIAGVGT encoded by the coding sequence TTGAGTTCGAAAGAGCTTGATTCAATCCGGAAGTATATTTTTGAGAAAACGGTAGCGCGTGGAGAGATAATCCTCTTTGAAGGCGAGCCAGCTCGCGCGGTGCATTTTGTTATATCCGGTGTGGTGAAGGTATTTAAAACCTCCGCCGATGGCAAGGAGCAAATTCTATATCTGGCTCGGGCTGGTGACTCATTTAATGATGTACCCGTCTTTGATGGAGGGCTGAGCTTGGCCAGTGCCGAGGCACTGACACAGGTAGTACTCTACGGGATGGAAAAGGGTGATATGGAAGCGAGGCTGCGGGAACATCAAAAGCTGGCGGAGAATGTATTGCAGGTGCTGTCACAGCGAATTGAGCAGATAGTCTCGCTGGTTGAGGACCTTTCGTTCCGGCGCGTGACCGGGCGGGTGGCCAAGATACTGCTTGAGAATGCTGAAGACACGAGCGGACAACAGCCTAAACTGACCCAGCAGCAGATGGCCGCCATGGCTGGTACGGCAAGAGAAATGATTGGACGGTCGCTCAAACTGCTGGAGGATGAAGGAAAGGTGAGGCTGGAGCGCAATCGTATTGTTATCAGGGATAAGGAGGCGCTGCGAGAAATCGCCGGTGTCGGCACGTGA
- a CDS encoding 4Fe-4S binding protein, whose product MTEMLIIDLSKCNGCGLCVEVCMCQKLVLVDNVVKIRSKIECRQCMRWCTMCEMVCPTGAIQCPFEVVTEE is encoded by the coding sequence ATGACTGAAATGCTAATAATCGACCTTAGCAAGTGCAATGGTTGCGGTCTCTGTGTGGAAGTGTGCATGTGTCAGAAATTGGTCTTGGTTGATAACGTGGTCAAAATAAGGTCAAAGATAGAATGTCGGCAGTGTATGAGATGGTGCACGATGTGTGAAATGGTCTGTCCCACCGGGGCAATACAGTGCCCCTTCGAGGTGGTTACCGAAGAGTAG
- a CDS encoding cyclic nucleotide-binding domain-containing protein: MISQEILKEFALFEGINDEVLKDIAELCHERSYREGDSCFLQGRKATELYLCRSGRVDVTVQVREPWGMEVTVHTARAGELFGWSAMLEPYVYTASAKCQERTEVICINSSDLINFFRKKPEAGYLVMTNLGAVISSRLTESRLKLSKAMAAAANLEW; this comes from the coding sequence ATGATATCTCAAGAAATTCTAAAGGAATTTGCACTTTTTGAGGGCATAAATGATGAGGTACTAAAGGACATTGCGGAACTTTGCCATGAACGCAGTTATCGCGAGGGTGATTCCTGCTTTCTGCAGGGCAGAAAAGCCACTGAGTTGTACCTTTGCCGTAGCGGCAGAGTTGATGTCACGGTCCAGGTTCGCGAGCCCTGGGGTATGGAAGTCACAGTTCATACGGCAAGGGCGGGCGAACTCTTTGGATGGTCTGCGATGTTGGAGCCATATGTCTACACGGCATCGGCAAAGTGCCAGGAAAGAACTGAGGTCATCTGCATCAATAGTTCGGATTTGATTAACTTTTTCAGGAAAAAACCAGAAGCAGGCTATTTGGTGATGACAAACCTTGGTGCGGTAATCAGTTCGAGGCTAACGGAAAGCAGGTTAAAACTAAGTAAAGCGATGGCGGCGGCTGCCAACCTGGAATGGTAG